The genomic region GCCGCTGCCGGCGGATTCGTCGCTCGTGGCGCTGCCGCTCGAGCCGCGCGCCGAACGCACGGTGGAACTGGTGCGCCGGCGCGACCGCTCGTTGTCGCCGGCGGCGGAATCCGTGTGGTCGCTGATCGCGGCGCTTCCGCGGCGCGCCGAGGAACTCGACTGAGCGGCGCGTCATCTCGAAATGCGCGCCGTCGCGTTAGACTTGCCTCTTTTCGACGGAGCGGGCGATGAGTGAATCGGAAGGCGCGGTGACAGCGGAATTGAGCGGCTTATCGGGTGCCCACGCGGGTGCCCACGCGGGCGCACACGCGGACGTACATGCGGACGCGCATGCAGCCGGGCGCGGCGCGCCGAACGCGCGCGACGCGGTGCGCAGCTTGCGGCCGTCGCAGATTCGCGAGGTCGCGAACGCGGGTTTCGGCGTGCCGGACGTGCTGCCGTTCTGGTTCGGCGAGTCGGATCGCGTGACGCCCGAGTTCATCCGCGATGCGGCCGCCCGCGCGCTCGCCGATGGCGCGACGTTCTACACGCACAATCTGGGCGTCGCGCCGCTGCGCGAGGCATTGAGCCGCTACGTGAGCGGGCTGCACGGCGCGACGCCGGCCGCCAACATCGCGGTGACGAGCGCCGGCGTGAATGCGCTGATGCTGGCGGCGCAGCTTGTCGTCGGCGCGGGCGATCGGGTCGTCGCCGTGACGCCGCTCTGGCCGAACCTCGTCGAGATTCCGAAGATTCTCGGCGCGACCGTCGAGACCGTGTCGCTCGACTACGGCGCGCGCGGCTGGACGCTCGATGTCGACCGGCTGCTCGCCGCGCTCACGCCGTCGACGCGCATGTTGATGATCAATTCGCCGAACAACCCGACCGGCTGGACGATGACGCGCGAGCAACAGCGCGTCGTGCTCGACCATTGCCGCCGTCACGGAATCTGGATCGTGGCCGACGAGGTCTACGAGCGGCTGTATTACGGCACGGGCGCGAGCGTGGCGCCGTCCTTCCTCGATCTCGCCGCGCGCGACGAGCGCGTCATCGCGGTAAATTCGTTCTCGAAGGCGTGGCTGATGACCGGCTGGCGGCTCGGCTGGATCGTGGCGCCGGCCGCGCTGATGGACGATCTCGGCAAGCTCGTCGAATACAACACCTCGTGCGCGCCGTCGTTCGTGCAGCAGGCGGGCATCGTCGCCGTCGACGAGGGCGAGCCGTTCACGCGCTC from Caballeronia sp. Lep1P3 harbors:
- a CDS encoding pyridoxal phosphate-dependent aminotransferase, giving the protein MSESEGAVTAELSGLSGAHAGAHAGAHADVHADAHAAGRGAPNARDAVRSLRPSQIREVANAGFGVPDVLPFWFGESDRVTPEFIRDAAARALADGATFYTHNLGVAPLREALSRYVSGLHGATPAANIAVTSAGVNALMLAAQLVVGAGDRVVAVTPLWPNLVEIPKILGATVETVSLDYGARGWTLDVDRLLAALTPSTRMLMINSPNNPTGWTMTREQQRVVLDHCRRHGIWIVADEVYERLYYGTGASVAPSFLDLAARDERVIAVNSFSKAWLMTGWRLGWIVAPAALMDDLGKLVEYNTSCAPSFVQQAGIVAVDEGEPFTRSLVADLRASRDHLVNALQTIEGVDVRAPDGAMYLFFSLPGAERSLELCKSLVREAGVGLAPGSAFGAEGEGFVRWCYACDPLRLDEGVERLRRFLDARGQSRQ